GTGCGCTCAGCTCTTTTAAGCTATCAGGGAGAAGTGACAAAGGTAATTCGAAACACAGATGCAAACTTGACCGCTGAAGGTCAGGATCCAGCTGAAGCAGCTGCAGCTTTTGAAAAGGAAGCGAAAGCCGTGTCTGTACCAGAAGAATTAACAGACTACACTAAGGATATTGAGGCGGCGGTTGATAGCCTTTCTCAATACTATGCTAAAAAAGCTGAGCTGGTAAAAGCAGGATCCCAGGATATGTCGGAAGCAGAGCCATTTAAAGAGGAATATATCAATTCAATGACTAAAGTTTTTGAAGAAGTGGAACTATCTGCTCCAGCTTTTAACAGCGTTTTCCAATAAATGCCCAGCAAACAGCCCTATTCGATTTTGAATAGGGCTGTTTGTATATATTAAGGCACATCATGCCCCATTGAACTTTGAAAAATCTCAAACCACTGATCCCTGTTAAGTTTGTAAGACAATGAACCGGCTGCACGTTCAATTCTTTCAATCTTGCCGGACCCGACAATTGGCATGATTCGGGCAGGATGATTTAAGAGCCAAGCAAATAAAACTTCATCAATATCACTTGCCCCGATTTCCTCTGCGACTTTATGTAATGCCGCTTTAAGGCGTTCCGGTTTTTCTTCAGTACCGCTGAAAATTTTCCCGCCAGCCAAAGGGGACCAGGCCATCGGTGCGATTCTTTTTTCCATGCACAGATTTAATGTGCCATCCTCATAGTTCTCCAGATGATAGGCAGAAAGTTCAATTTGATTTGTAATCAGATCCATATCAAGATATGACTGAAGCATCGTAAACTGATGGCGTTTAAAATTGGATACCCCAAAATGCTTTACCTTACCAGCAGCCTTTAAAACTGAAAATGCCTCAGCAACTTCTTCCGGATCCATAAAAGGATCAGGACGATGAATGAGCAGGGTATCTATGTAATCTGTTCTCAGATTTTGCAAAGATTTCTCAACCGAAGCAATAATATGTTTTTTTCCTGTATTGTAATGATGGGATTTATGCTCAGGGCGATTTGGTGACTGGAGTACAATCCCGCATTTCGTTACAATCTCCATTTTTTTGCGGAGCTCCGGCTTTTTCTCAAGAGCCCTTCCAAACAGGCTTTCACATGTATAGCTGCCATATATATCGGCATGATCAAATGTCGTTATTCCCAGCTCCAAACACTTTTCTATTAAGGTGATTAATTCTTCATCTGATAATTTCCATTCATCCAGTCTCCATAGACCATGTACGATTCTTGAAAACGACAGATCCTCTGCCATCTGCACTCTATCCAAAAGTATCATCTCCCAATTTTTTTCGCACTGTTATTATCTCTGAAAATGCAAAGAATACCAAGTTAAACGTTCTTCGGCATTGCAAAGGGTGCTGGATCATCATAAATTAGAGGCATAAAAATAAGAGGCAACTGTTTTGTCACCTCATTTTTATCCGCATATTTTCTGCAGCGGTTCAACCATTTGTTCATGCAGAATCATAATTTTTGATGGGTATGAACAATGCTCTCTATAAGCTGTTTGAAGTTCGTGATAAAAAGTGGTTAATTCCTCAACATTGGAAATCAATTCTTTATCAAAAACGCCTGACCGGCTGAGAAGGATATTCTCATATTTTTCAACAAGCTTTTTAGTTTTCTTTATCAATTTCCAAGCATCTTTCATACGAAAAGCATCATTTAAATGGGAATAGAATTCTATCAAGTCTTTTTGGAAAATATTCTTAAGTTCCTGGCTGAGCCTTTCAATAGGAGGAAGTTCAGCTTCCTGAAATATAAACTGCTGCAGCATAATGAAATCGGTCTTTACATTCTGTTCTTCAAATGACTGATATATCCGTAAAGTATTATAGGCGTCATACATGGGATGATGGGGTTCTCCAATAAAAGAAAGGTCATAGAAAGACAATGCTTTTTCCACTGAAGCTGCAGTCCGGGAAGCTCTTTTTGTGAAAATAGCCTGAAAATCGACATATCTTTTGGTAATCTTATCAATCGTAGCTTGGGGAAGATTATGCCTGAAAGCATCGGCTTTTAATCTTAAGATGTCACTGGTCGACCAGGAATAGAATCTTGCTTTTTTAACTCCGCCGACCCAAAAGAGAAAATCTTTAAACACCTCAGAAAAGTCATCTGCTGTTTTTAAATCAGAATCGGATATCCCCGTCAATTCTTTGCAGAATGGGCTAAGCGGCGAGTCCTGCTGCGGACGAATGAACCTGTCAAATCCAGTTACCTTACCTGTTTCAAGTTCAACTTTTACAGCACCAAGGCGAATGGCTTCCATATCTTCAAAAAGCATACCATTTTTGCTGCATAGCATTTCAAAATCAAAGAATATCAGCTGTTTTAGCTCGGCCATACGCCTTCCCCCTTTATAATATCCAGCTATCCAACAAGATATTATAAAGAATGACGGGCAAAAAAGGAAGGAACAGAATTATCCATCAAGATATTTGGCAGGAATGAAACTTTTTCCCAGTGCAATGGCAAATCGGTTTACGATTTCTTTTGAAACGTTTACACTTAAAGGGTACATAGTTTTCAGTCGCAAATATGATAGCGATTTCTCTAAAAATTATTGAACTTGAAAGGATGGATGAAGGATGGGTATTTCTTTATCGAAAGGGCAAAAAATTGATTTAACAAAAACTAACCCCGGGTTGTCTAA
This window of the Cytobacillus pseudoceanisediminis genome carries:
- a CDS encoding aldo/keto reductase, translated to MDRVQMAEDLSFSRIVHGLWRLDEWKLSDEELITLIEKCLELGITTFDHADIYGSYTCESLFGRALEKKPELRKKMEIVTKCGIVLQSPNRPEHKSHHYNTGKKHIIASVEKSLQNLRTDYIDTLLIHRPDPFMDPEEVAEAFSVLKAAGKVKHFGVSNFKRHQFTMLQSYLDMDLITNQIELSAYHLENYEDGTLNLCMEKRIAPMAWSPLAGGKIFSGTEEKPERLKAALHKVAEEIGASDIDEVLFAWLLNHPARIMPIVGSGKIERIERAAGSLSYKLNRDQWFEIFQSSMGHDVP
- a CDS encoding 3'-5' exonuclease gives rise to the protein MAELKQLIFFDFEMLCSKNGMLFEDMEAIRLGAVKVELETGKVTGFDRFIRPQQDSPLSPFCKELTGISDSDLKTADDFSEVFKDFLFWVGGVKKARFYSWSTSDILRLKADAFRHNLPQATIDKITKRYVDFQAIFTKRASRTAASVEKALSFYDLSFIGEPHHPMYDAYNTLRIYQSFEEQNVKTDFIMLQQFIFQEAELPPIERLSQELKNIFQKDLIEFYSHLNDAFRMKDAWKLIKKTKKLVEKYENILLSRSGVFDKELISNVEELTTFYHELQTAYREHCSYPSKIMILHEQMVEPLQKICG